One part of the Papilio machaon chromosome 5, ilPapMach1.1, whole genome shotgun sequence genome encodes these proteins:
- the LOC123721014 gene encoding uncharacterized protein LOC123721014: MPRHLHFDLLQTNTNHCARAQDLLMQCLAEWRIAVAVVAEPYFVPPQPSWFGDTEGLVAIVVPPSSPQPLSLRERGAGYVAVNWGEVVLIGVYFSPNRNLRQFERFLDGLEPVVQRASPAQVIVMGDLNAKCAAWGSSITDLKGALLRDWAAMIGLVPENQGNANTCVRRQGGSVVDVTFATPGIGARISCWRVLEEVETLSDHLYIRFRVSTAPQESQARTAATGQRGAQGFPKWQLSRLDPDLAEEAAIVRAWAEEPPQTVGVDERAVRFRRDLTAVCNAGMPRARRGFAPRKGVYWWSQDLAALRSASNAARRAFTRCRRRRNRTEEELERLYTELSSAKKAFSSAIKAAKDSAYAEFLATLDADPWGRPYRMVRAKLKVAPPTETMEPAVLSAVVEGLFPDSPLLYHRA; the protein is encoded by the coding sequence TCGTGGCTGAACCCTACTTTGTCCCCCCCCAACCCAGTTGGTTCGGGGACACAGAGGGATTAGTCGCCATAGTGGTGCCGCCTTCGAGCCCACAACCCCTCTCCCTCAGGGAGCGAGGAGCGGGCTACGTGGCGGTGaactggggagaagtagtACTCATAGgagtctacttctccccaAACAGGAACCTCCGGCAATTCGAGAGGTTCCTAGATGGCCTAGAGCCGGTTGTGCAGAGAGCATCACCGgcccaggtcatcgtgatgggggacctcaacgcTAAGTGCGCAGCGTGGGGGTCCTCCATCACTGACCTGAAAGGGGCGCTTCTCCGGGACTGGGCCGCCATGATCGGCTTAGTTCCGGAGAACCAAGGCAACGCCAACACGTGCGTGCGCCGACAAGGGGGATCAGTCGTGGACGTCACGTTCGCGACCCCCGGCATCGGTGCACGCATATCGTGTTGGCGTGTCCTTGAGGAGGTGGAGACCCTGTCCGATCATCTGTACATCCggttcagggtctccaccGCGCCCCAGGAGTCACAAGCCCGGACGGCGGCGACAGGACAGCGAGGCGCCCAGGGCTTCCCAAAGTGGCAACTCTCGCGCCTCGACCCTGACCTGGCGGAAGAAGCCGCCATCGTCCGGGCATGGGCGGAGGAACCCCCCCAAACGGTGGGGGTCGACGAGAGGGCGGTGAGATTTCGCCGTGATCTGACCGCCGTCTGCAACGCCGGAATGCCCAGGGCGCGACGTGGTTTCGCGCCCCGGAAAGGTGTGTACTGGTGGTCGCAGGACCTAGCCGCCCTGCGCTCCGCCAGTAACGCCGCCCGACGGGCATTCACCCGGTGCCGCAGACGGCGGAACAGAACAGAGGAAGAGCTGGAGCGCCTTTACACCGAGCTGAGCTCGGCAAAGAAGGCGTTCTCCAGTGCGATCAAGGCCGCCAAGGACTCTGCCTATGCGGAGTTCTTGGCGACCCTAGACGCagacccgtgggggcgcccataCCGCATGGTGCGGGCGAAGCTGAAGGTGGCGCCCCCCACGGAAACGATGGAGCCGGCGGTCCTTAGCGCGGTGGTCGAAGGGCTGTTCCCGGATAGCCCCCTTTTGTACCACCGCGCATGA